The nucleotide window ACCAAGGCAGAAAAGGCTCCAGAGTTTAGAAGCAAGTCCCCAACAATACTCAGGAAAAGCTGTGTGATCTCTTGCTTGGCTCTCAAAAGGATCCAGGGCTCTATCCTCTAtcttacaacaaaacaaaaccaaaccccagtGTTTTTTACAAGGAATATGTCAGCTTTGACTTAGAGGGAAAAATTGAAAATCAATATCCAAAGAAGCTTTTTGACCCCCAGACTGGGAAGGGCAAGAAGCGTACTGAACAATTCAGCCCAGTATGTGGATAGTCCGTGTTTTATGGGAAAAGAATGATACCTCAAAGGGCAGGACCAAccgctggaaaaaaaaaaaaaaaaaaaagatgcctagAGAGCAGGACAGAGTGCCATTCTAGATCCCATGGATGCCTTCTCCTGTCCTGTGTTTGAGGAAGGTTGACAAAAGTTATCTAGAGCTTGTCCTCTAATGTGTGATGCTTGTACAGGGGCCAAGACATGTCTCTCTCAGCTATGGATATAAGGATCAAGATGAATGATACTTAAGGgtgttaatcttttaaaaaatgtattcaagGAGCCCTACCCCAGCTTGGACAATGTTTAAAGGATGAGGGTCTGGTTATAGGATGAGATGCTGTGTATTCTTGAAGAGAAAGGGACTCATTTTGCATGTGTGGTGGGTACTGTGGCCAGTGAGTGTGGCTCTTGGGCAGAATATATTCTGCTAAGCTGACTGTGATGACTTTTCCATCCCCAAGCTCCTCCAAGACATCACCTCAATATCACTCTCACCAAAAGTTGGAGTCAAGGCAAGCTTTTGACTGCTTCATAATTCCCCCAATGTGGTGGAAATGGAACCACCTGACTTCCAGGGATATAGCCACCACACAAGGTAATGCATTTTCTGCGGTTTGATTAGTATTTgtcattctcttttttcttccgcCGATCAGTTTATTAAGATGGAATCATTGCTATTACATGCAAGAGAGGCTACTTGCCATAATCGATAAGGTTCTCAAGAACTTATGATACACATTAGAAACAAATGGTTCAAAACCACAAGGAACTTCTCCTGATGCCCTGTGACAAGGCTGAGGCGGATGAATCTGCGTATTCACTTCAAGCTTTTAAAGAGTTTGTGGGCCACACAGTGATCTCGTGCATGCAAGAGGTCAAAGAGCTCCTCTGTACAATCCTCCTCTGTCTGTGATCGGGAAGACACACGCTTATCACAAAGCTCTAGTTGCTCCTGGGCCTTTGCACACTCCTCCAACTGCTCACATTGCTCTCTCACTGTTGTTAGGGGGTCCActaattcttcctcctcttcttcccctttggAGTCTCCGGATCCGGTAAGCATCTTTCGTTCATCCTCTAGTCCCATGTCCCGACGCTGCTCTGGATTCAACACCAGGAGAAACAACAGTAACTTAACTACTCCAGGACTCATAAGCAGTATTGACCTGAGCAGTATTGACATGACTATTCTTGAGCCGTCATGACACTTTGTAAACTTAGTCACATGGCTTTAAGCCACTGCAAAGGAGCCTGGGAAATATGCTCTCTAGGATGACCTCATCCCCCTAATAAGAAGACACATTTACAGTGATGGCAACAGCCTCTGTCTGATCCAAAGGCTTTTGAGCCCTAGGGTGATGAGATCAGCTTTCTGAGACTTTGTAGTTAAGAAGGAAGCCTGTTAGACCAAACTCTGCTCTGACAAGTATTAAGTCAAAAGCACATCCAGGGATCCAGTTCTGTTGCTGCACGAGACATCTCAGAACCCATGGGGTGGATCGCCTTACTGTAGCCATACATTCTGTAATCAAGAATCCATCAAGGGCACAGTAGGATGGACATACTTGGCTCCATGTTCCTTGGGGCCACAGGTGGGAAGATTTGGTGGCTGAGACTGGCATCATTGGAAGGCTCTGTCTTTCCCATGCTTGATACCAGGTCTGCAAGCACACAAAGACTAGATCTACTGAACGGAGCTCTGCTTATGCCCTGCTCACATGGCTGTCCTCAAACACAGCAGCCTTGCGTATGAGTTTAATTCTCTTGGTGTATGTGGGTCTCTTTGTACTAGGGTCTGGTTTCAATCCCAATACACTGTTCATAGGCTCTTGGGGTTGTTTGGTAGATCTCTAAGTCCTTATCCTGGCTTAGGCCCTggtcctccctcccacccagtgTGTTGGCACTTCCTTCCCTACCGTCTGTCCTCTGGTCACGTGTTTTCACTCCATCCCTTTATTCCCATCCATTCTCTGTCCTGGTCGAGCCTCTCCTCAGCCCAGCTTCTTGCTAGCCAACTTCACATATTCTTGGGTCTTCCTCTCAATGACTTAAGTTTTCTATATTATACACTATCATAATAACCCTCTATGCTTTTTTGATGGACTTACCTCTTGGATGGTTAAACAATGATTTACACAGTTGTTTGAAATGCACCACCCCACTGTCCTGTAGCCATCACCTAGACATGACCTGGGTCCTTGTACCTTGCCCTATTCCTAGGAAATAAACAATGTCTATCTCATAGTAGACACTCACAAAGTGTTTGTtggatctccccccccccccccctctctctctctctgtctgtctgtctttggtttttcgagacaggtttctttgtgtagccctggctgtcttggaaatcactctgtagaccaggctggctttgaactcacagagatccctcagcctctgcttcccaagtgatgggattaaaggtgtgaaccactacCTTTTCTGCTGAATGACCTTCTAAGATAGCTGACCAAGGTTTGTCAGTTTCATGTTACCCATTGAGCTAGGTAACATCTTAACCTGCTCATATGCATCCCTGGCTCTTGACTTACCATGCACACAAGTCAGCTGGGCTCTCCCCACCTGGCTGTGCTCCTCCTAGGTCTGTTCCCTAGAGACCTGAGTGTCCCCCAGAGATGCTTCTGATAATAGAagctctctctttaaaaaattggTTTATGGATGAAAAAGTTCCAAGTATGTAGGGTGCTGAGTTTAGCAGAATCTGTATGTAAATTGGTATTTTGCTGGTGATCAATCTTGTGCTAAAAATGGAAAatcaatacaaaaagaaaatctaaggggaaaaaataagTTGTAGACATTTTTGGTCCAATGAGTTTCTAAGTCTGAGGACGCTGCATCCAAGACCAAGGTGACTGCGTTTCACAGGTGTTCAGGACAGCAGACAGTTATCTCTCAGACACAGACGGAGCCTGAGCCCCGGTGAAAGATAAGTTCTGGAGGTAGAGTCCTCCTACAGCACTTGGCAGAGAGAGTCTTTGAAGGGACTCCTTGGAGCTAGGAAGGGAATCTTCAGAGGTGAGTGGCAACTCAGGATCTTGCAAACCTCCATTCAGTAAATGACTACGGGGACAAAGGCATTGATTGTAGGACCAATAGTGAGCTTGAG belongs to Onychomys torridus chromosome 10, mOncTor1.1, whole genome shotgun sequence and includes:
- the LOC118592603 gene encoding cytochrome b-c1 complex subunit 6, mitochondrial-like; translated protein: MGLEDERKMLTGSGDSKGEEEEEELVDPLTTVREQCEQLEECAKAQEQLELCDKRVSSRSQTEEDCTEELFDLLHARDHCVAHKLFKSLK